Proteins from one Bacteroides zhangwenhongii genomic window:
- a CDS encoding DUF3320 domain-containing protein, translating to MAEEKRIISVFFVILQSLIYTVFAMDERLDKVKVQCDYLPLINFAIQQNGASIIHQLSIENTTPAPLKDIQVQITTEPTFGNAAPIAVAQIPPNESICLSSFNLTLSANYFTQLTERLSGNLKIEITSEAESVFCQTYPIDILAYDQWGGLNVLPEMLAAFITPNHTAIVPIIKRAASILGQWTDNPSLDEYQSRTPDRVRKQMAAIYTAITEQQIIYSTIPASFEEYGQRVRLADSVMAQKLGTCLDMALLYASCLEAIGLNALIIITQGHAFAGAWLVPETFPDPTIDDVSLLTKRTAEGIYDITLVETTCMNMGHSSDFDDAVKKANGKLTDGNSFILAIDVKRARHSGIRPIPQRILHGQVWEVEEKETDIQRSAVHATPQSINPYDLSGNETQAVITKQLLWERRLLDLSLRNNLLNIRITKNTLQLIPANLSCLEDALADGEEFRILHRPADWESPAMDFGIYSSIPESDPMVGFINSELSQKRLRFYLPENDLSKALTHLYRSSRTSIEENGANTLYLALGLLKWYETPSSERPRYAPILLLPVEIIRKSAAKGYVIRSREEETMMNITLLEMLRQNFGITISGLDPLPTDESGVNVKLIYSIIRNSIKNQRKWDVEEQAILGIFSFNKFIMWNDIHNNANKLIQNKIVSSLINGKIEWEAATEEIDAADMDKQVSPADIVLPIIADSSQLEAIYEAVHDKTFILHGPPGTGKSQTITNIIANALYKGKRVLFVAEKMAALSVVQNRLAAIGLAPFCLEIHSNKTKKSAVISQLKETTEIIKQTPPEEFRKEAERLLNLRAELNQYIEALHKEYPFGVSLYDAIIHYQSVDVESCFDIPQAYLDTLDKDTFAQWEDAIELLVRTANACGHPYQHPLTGISITEYSSAVKEESSQLLTGFIDLLTTIRQKLDVFSILLKDTDIHPTRKDFQTISHIIRRILDIPELTPGLLTLPLLNETLNEYREVVVHGRKRDEQRKEIETGFTQEILSINAKQMLAEWNRVSGQWFLPRYFGQRKIRKAINIYALKTIETEDIKPLLHRIIRYQEEAEAVRKYIGQLPSLFGRPGKNEDWNTIEQIIDDMASLHSHLLNYAKDIAKVSQIKQNLSAQLTEGIQTFRDIHAHSFNELYQLADTLTATEKKLSGMLGISIEELYTDSADWITIALSKARTWKENLDKLKDWYQWLQAYQTLHSLGIGFIATEYKEKNIPTGQLTDSFRKSFYQAAIRYIITKEPTLELFNGKIFNDIIAKYKQISAKFEETTQRELFARLASNIPSFTHEAIQSSEVGILQKNIRNNARGISIRKLFDQIPTLLSRMCPCMLMSPLSVAQFIDTDADKFDLIVFDEASQMPTYEAVGAIARGKNVIIVGDPKQMPPTSFFSVNTIDEDNIEMEDLESILDDCLALSIPSKYLLWHYRSKHESLIAFSNSEYYDNKLMTFPSPDNIESKVRIVNINGYYDKGKSRQNRAEAQAVVDEIARRLRSEELRKKSIGVVTFSIVQQALIEDLLSDLFIFYPELETLALECDEPLFIKNLENVQGDERDVILFSVGYGPDTEGRVSMNFGPLNRAGGERRLNVAVSRARYEMIIYSTLRSDMIDLNRTSSIGVAGLKRFLEYAEKGTRSTISSVPRQLSEATASIETLIADRLRSLGYTVHTDIGCSGYKIDIGIVDTENTSNYQLGIICDGKNYKRTKTARDREIVQNNVLKALGWNIYRIWTMDWWEKPDEVMATIQEAIARKKSSKVGSMTAAEINSTPTEVAAPAPTAQITNNEISFVLKASPVAPEKQATSVLSTQNRIEQKYKFAKITPYNYSPEDFFFTDSYSILLSQIRKIMESEAPISKSLLCKKILSEWGISRLGTRVEAQIETALDTLNIYRTEYEGLVFCWNDKEQCASYSIYRPVSDREATDIPPEEIANAIRQLLTDSISLPAADLIKACAQQFGFARMGSNIDAAMQRGIREAVKRHYAKIENERVTIAN from the coding sequence CATTGTGCCGATCATCAAGAGAGCCGCTTCCATCTTGGGACAATGGACTGACAATCCGTCCCTCGACGAATATCAAAGCCGCACTCCGGACCGGGTAAGGAAACAGATGGCCGCCATCTACACGGCTATCACGGAACAACAGATTATATACAGCACCATCCCCGCCAGCTTCGAGGAATATGGGCAACGTGTACGGCTAGCCGACTCCGTGATGGCACAAAAATTGGGAACCTGTCTGGATATGGCTTTACTCTATGCTTCCTGTCTGGAAGCAATCGGGCTGAATGCTCTCATTATCATCACTCAAGGGCATGCTTTTGCTGGAGCCTGGCTAGTGCCGGAGACTTTCCCGGATCCTACCATTGACGATGTTTCCCTGTTAACCAAACGGACAGCCGAAGGAATATACGACATTACTTTAGTTGAAACGACCTGCATGAACATGGGACATTCGTCCGATTTCGACGATGCAGTGAAGAAAGCGAACGGAAAGCTGACGGATGGAAACAGTTTCATTCTTGCCATAGATGTGAAAAGAGCGAGACATTCGGGCATCCGCCCCATCCCCCAACGCATTCTGCACGGGCAGGTATGGGAAGTAGAAGAAAAGGAGACCGACATTCAAAGAAGTGCCGTTCATGCCACTCCGCAAAGTATCAATCCGTATGATTTATCGGGCAATGAAACCCAGGCCGTGATTACCAAACAACTGTTATGGGAAAGACGGTTGCTGGATTTAAGCCTGCGCAACAATCTGCTGAATATCCGGATTACCAAAAACACGCTCCAACTCATCCCGGCTAATCTATCCTGTCTGGAAGATGCATTGGCCGACGGAGAAGAATTCCGCATCCTTCACCGCCCTGCCGATTGGGAAAGTCCGGCGATGGACTTCGGGATTTATTCCTCCATACCGGAGTCTGATCCCATGGTTGGTTTCATCAACTCGGAACTTTCACAGAAAAGGTTACGTTTCTATCTGCCCGAAAACGATTTAAGTAAGGCACTGACTCACTTATACCGTTCTTCACGTACTTCTATCGAAGAGAATGGAGCCAACACGCTCTATCTGGCTCTCGGACTTTTGAAATGGTACGAGACACCTTCCAGCGAACGCCCCCGATATGCCCCCATCCTGCTATTACCGGTTGAAATTATCCGTAAATCGGCAGCCAAAGGTTACGTAATCCGTTCCCGGGAAGAAGAAACAATGATGAACATCACCTTATTGGAAATGCTTCGCCAAAACTTCGGAATCACCATATCAGGATTGGACCCGTTGCCTACCGACGAAAGCGGCGTAAACGTCAAGCTGATTTATTCCATTATCCGCAACAGCATTAAGAACCAGCGTAAATGGGACGTGGAAGAGCAAGCGATTCTGGGTATCTTCTCTTTCAACAAGTTCATCATGTGGAATGACATTCACAACAATGCCAACAAACTGATTCAGAACAAGATTGTGTCCAGCCTCATCAACGGAAAGATAGAATGGGAAGCCGCCACAGAGGAAATAGATGCAGCGGATATGGACAAACAAGTGTCGCCCGCAGATATTGTATTACCCATCATCGCCGATTCTTCGCAACTGGAAGCCATCTACGAAGCCGTACACGACAAGACTTTCATCCTGCACGGCCCTCCGGGAACAGGAAAATCGCAAACGATTACCAATATCATCGCTAACGCGCTTTACAAAGGAAAACGTGTCTTATTTGTAGCGGAAAAGATGGCTGCCCTCTCCGTTGTGCAAAACAGGCTGGCAGCTATCGGCCTGGCTCCGTTCTGTCTGGAAATTCATTCCAACAAAACAAAGAAATCCGCCGTTATCTCGCAACTGAAAGAAACTACGGAAATTATCAAGCAGACACCTCCCGAAGAATTCAGAAAGGAAGCGGAACGCCTGCTGAATTTACGGGCGGAATTGAATCAATATATCGAAGCCCTGCATAAAGAATACCCGTTCGGAGTTTCATTATACGACGCCATTATTCATTATCAATCCGTGGACGTCGAATCTTGTTTTGATATTCCACAAGCTTATCTGGATACATTAGATAAAGACACATTTGCCCAATGGGAAGATGCCATCGAGCTGTTAGTCCGGACAGCCAATGCGTGCGGACATCCTTACCAGCATCCATTAACCGGTATCTCGATTACCGAATATTCATCAGCCGTTAAGGAGGAATCCTCCCAACTGCTCACCGGATTTATCGACCTGTTAACTACCATCCGGCAGAAGCTGGATGTATTCTCCATACTTCTAAAAGATACGGATATACACCCTACACGCAAGGATTTCCAGACAATCTCCCACATCATCCGGAGAATACTCGACATTCCGGAACTGACTCCCGGATTGCTGACTTTGCCGTTGCTCAACGAAACACTGAATGAATACCGGGAAGTAGTGGTTCACGGACGGAAACGGGATGAACAAAGGAAAGAGATAGAAACCGGATTCACCCAAGAAATCCTGTCCATCAACGCAAAGCAGATGTTAGCCGAATGGAACCGGGTATCCGGTCAATGGTTCCTTCCCAGATATTTCGGACAGCGGAAAATCAGAAAGGCAATCAACATATATGCTTTAAAAACGATTGAAACAGAAGATATCAAACCTCTGCTCCACCGCATTATCCGGTATCAGGAAGAAGCAGAAGCCGTCCGGAAATACATCGGGCAACTTCCCTCCCTATTCGGACGCCCCGGCAAGAACGAGGATTGGAACACCATTGAGCAGATAATCGACGACATGGCTTCCCTTCATTCTCATTTGTTGAACTACGCAAAAGACATTGCCAAAGTTTCGCAAATCAAGCAGAATTTGTCCGCACAACTCACTGAAGGAATTCAAACATTCAGAGATATTCATGCTCATTCTTTCAATGAACTGTATCAACTCGCAGATACACTCACAGCCACCGAAAAGAAATTGTCCGGCATGCTGGGTATCTCGATCGAAGAACTTTATACCGATTCAGCCGACTGGATAACAATTGCCTTATCAAAAGCCCGAACCTGGAAAGAGAACCTCGACAAGCTCAAGGACTGGTATCAGTGGCTACAAGCCTACCAAACCCTGCATAGTCTGGGAATAGGATTTATCGCGACGGAATATAAAGAAAAGAATATTCCTACCGGCCAACTTACAGACAGCTTCCGCAAGAGTTTCTATCAGGCGGCTATCCGGTATATCATTACCAAAGAGCCGACTCTGGAATTATTCAACGGTAAGATATTCAATGACATCATTGCTAAATACAAACAAATATCCGCCAAATTCGAAGAAACGACGCAAAGAGAATTATTTGCCCGGTTGGCCTCCAACATTCCGTCTTTCACTCATGAAGCCATCCAAAGTTCCGAAGTGGGTATCCTTCAAAAGAATATCCGCAACAATGCCCGCGGCATATCTATTCGCAAGCTGTTCGACCAGATTCCCACTTTATTGTCGCGCATGTGCCCGTGTATGCTGATGAGTCCTCTTTCCGTCGCTCAATTCATCGATACGGACGCTGATAAATTTGATTTGATTGTCTTTGATGAAGCCTCACAGATGCCTACTTATGAAGCGGTGGGCGCCATTGCACGGGGTAAAAACGTCATTATCGTAGGCGACCCGAAACAAATGCCTCCTACCAGTTTCTTCTCGGTCAACACCATTGATGAAGACAACATTGAAATGGAAGATTTGGAGAGTATCCTTGACGACTGTCTCGCCCTGTCTATCCCTTCCAAATATTTATTATGGCACTACCGAAGCAAACATGAGAGCCTCATCGCTTTCAGCAACTCCGAATATTACGATAACAAACTGATGACTTTCCCCTCACCGGACAACATTGAATCGAAAGTCAGGATAGTCAACATCAACGGTTACTATGATAAAGGCAAGTCGCGCCAGAACCGGGCGGAAGCTCAAGCAGTGGTGGACGAAATAGCCAGAAGATTGAGAAGCGAAGAATTAAGAAAGAAAAGTATCGGTGTAGTCACTTTCAGCATTGTCCAACAAGCCTTGATAGAAGACTTATTATCCGACCTTTTTATCTTTTACCCCGAACTGGAAACTCTTGCGCTGGAATGCGACGAACCGTTATTTATCAAGAACCTGGAGAATGTGCAGGGAGACGAACGCGATGTTATTCTCTTCTCTGTGGGCTATGGCCCGGATACAGAAGGGCGCGTCAGCATGAATTTCGGACCACTGAACCGGGCAGGCGGCGAAAGAAGATTGAATGTAGCCGTTTCCCGTGCCCGGTATGAGATGATTATCTATTCCACCCTAAGGTCGGATATGATCGACCTGAACCGGACTTCTTCTATTGGAGTAGCCGGACTAAAACGTTTCCTCGAATATGCGGAGAAGGGAACCCGGAGCACCATCAGCAGTGTGCCAAGACAACTGTCGGAAGCAACAGCCTCCATCGAAACGCTCATTGCCGACAGACTGCGCTCATTGGGTTACACCGTGCATACAGACATCGGTTGCTCCGGATACAAAATAGACATAGGTATCGTCGACACCGAAAATACCTCTAACTATCAGTTAGGTATTATCTGCGACGGCAAAAACTACAAACGTACCAAGACCGCACGTGACCGGGAAATTGTGCAGAATAATGTATTGAAAGCACTCGGATGGAACATCTACCGGATATGGACAATGGACTGGTGGGAAAAGCCGGACGAAGTAATGGCAACTATCCAAGAGGCTATCGCCCGGAAAAAGAGTTCAAAGGTCGGTTCAATGACAGCAGCCGAAATTAACTCAACTCCCACAGAAGTGGCAGCACCTGCACCGACGGCACAGATAACCAACAATGAGATTTCATTCGTGCTCAAGGCATCGCCTGTTGCTCCTGAAAAGCAAGCAACTTCCGTTCTTTCTACGCAAAACCGGATAGAACAAAAGTACAAGTTTGCAAAGATTACCCCATACAATTATTCACCGGAAGACTTTTTCTTTACGGACAGTTACTCTATCCTCCTCTCCCAAATACGGAAGATTATGGAAAGTGAGGCGCCAATCAGTAAATCTCTGCTCTGTAAGAAAATCCTGTCCGAATGGGGAATCAGCCGCTTGGGAACACGGGTAGAGGCACAGATAGAAACAGCACTCGACACATTGAATATCTATCGCACAGAATACGAAGGACTTGTCTTCTGCTGGAACGACAAAGAGCAATGCGCTTCCTATTCAATCTATCGCCCGGTTTCCGACCGGGAAGCGACAGACATACCACCTGAAGAGATAGCCAATGCCATCCGGCAACTATTGACCGACTCCATCAGCCTGCCTGCGGCAGATTTGATAAAAGCATGCGCACAACAGTTCGGCTTTGCCCGTATGGGATCGAACATAGACGCTGCCATGCAAAGAGGTATTCGCGAAGCAGTGAAAAGACATTACGCCAAGATAGAAAATGAACGGGTAACGATTGCCAATTAG
- a CDS encoding RNA polymerase sigma factor, giving the protein MSIKDDKELVELTTKDPEKGFRYLMTKYKEVVYWHIRRLVVAHEDAQDATQETFVRVFRSLSDFKGECTFRSWVYRIATNEALRLLGKYKKEELVSLDDSYSELSNLMADEYVDYSDLEAVKLQRAILSLPTKQQLAFNLRYYNELGYDEIAGIIGSTVDGAKSNYHIAKDKIVKYMNANN; this is encoded by the coding sequence ATGAGTATAAAGGATGACAAGGAACTGGTGGAGCTAACGACTAAAGATCCGGAGAAAGGTTTTCGTTACCTGATGACAAAATATAAGGAAGTAGTCTACTGGCACATCCGAAGGTTGGTCGTTGCCCACGAAGACGCACAGGATGCAACGCAGGAAACGTTCGTCAGGGTATTCCGGTCTTTATCTGATTTCAAAGGTGAATGCACCTTTCGTTCTTGGGTGTACCGGATTGCGACCAACGAAGCCTTACGTTTGCTTGGGAAATATAAAAAAGAAGAACTGGTGTCATTGGATGACTCTTACAGCGAACTAAGCAACCTGATGGCTGATGAATATGTCGATTACAGTGATTTGGAAGCCGTTAAGTTGCAGAGAGCCATCTTGTCCTTACCTACCAAGCAACAACTGGCATTTAACCTACGGTACTATAATGAATTGGGATATGACGAGATTGCCGGAATTATCGGTTCAACAGTAGATGGGGCAAAATCCAACTACCATATCGCCAAAGATAAGATTGTCAAATATATGAATGCTAATAATTAG
- a CDS encoding site-specific integrase: MRSTFKVLFYLKRNAPKKNGLIPVMCRITVNGKIAQFSCKLDVEEKSWNVKSGRVSGRSIVAQEANRILDKIRVGIDRAYQQISDRDNYVTAEKVRNAYLGLGMNHETLLAVFRQHNEDYEKQVGKLKSLRSYWKYCVVYKHLAEFVEKRYKVSDIALKELTPAFITDFELFLKVEKNHCNNTVWSYMMPFRKIIYMAVNNGLLQRDPFFAYNITKEETKRGFLTKDEIRLLIDGTFKKPSYTLIRDLFIFCTFTGLSWTDMANLTQANLQTSFDGHLWLNTNRQKTGVETNIRLLDVAKHIIEKYRDMAPDGRLLPVPCYNNCKNSIKAIAKRCGIEKNVTWHMSRHTYATTVCLSNDVPIETLSKMLGHRSIRTTQIYAKITAEKVSRDMEKLAQRIEQMESFICQAI; this comes from the coding sequence ATGAGATCGACATTCAAAGTTTTGTTTTATCTAAAACGCAATGCCCCGAAAAAGAACGGGCTTATTCCGGTCATGTGCCGTATTACCGTAAACGGCAAAATCGCTCAATTCAGTTGCAAGCTGGACGTGGAGGAGAAATCGTGGAACGTAAAGTCGGGCCGCGTTTCCGGTCGCAGCATCGTGGCGCAGGAGGCTAACCGGATATTGGATAAGATTCGTGTGGGCATCGATCGAGCCTATCAGCAGATCAGCGACCGCGACAACTACGTTACCGCCGAGAAAGTCCGCAATGCCTATTTAGGTTTAGGCATGAATCACGAGACGCTGCTCGCCGTATTTCGCCAGCATAACGAGGATTACGAGAAGCAGGTCGGCAAACTCAAAAGCCTACGCAGCTATTGGAAATACTGCGTCGTTTACAAACACCTCGCGGAGTTTGTCGAAAAGCGGTATAAGGTCAGCGACATTGCGCTCAAAGAACTTACTCCGGCATTTATCACGGACTTCGAGTTGTTCCTCAAAGTGGAAAAGAACCACTGCAACAATACGGTCTGGTCGTATATGATGCCGTTTCGGAAGATTATCTACATGGCCGTTAATAACGGCTTGTTGCAGCGCGATCCGTTCTTCGCGTACAACATCACCAAAGAGGAGACCAAACGGGGCTTTCTGACCAAAGATGAAATCAGACTCCTGATCGACGGGACGTTCAAGAAGCCGAGTTACACACTGATCCGCGACCTGTTTATCTTCTGCACGTTCACGGGATTGAGCTGGACGGATATGGCGAATCTTACCCAAGCGAACCTGCAAACTTCGTTCGACGGACATTTATGGTTGAACACCAACCGTCAGAAAACGGGTGTCGAAACTAATATCCGGCTGTTGGATGTCGCCAAGCATATCATCGAGAAGTATCGCGATATGGCACCCGACGGAAGGCTCCTGCCCGTTCCATGCTACAATAATTGTAAAAACAGCATTAAGGCCATAGCGAAGAGATGCGGCATCGAGAAAAACGTCACGTGGCACATGAGCCGCCATACCTACGCCACGACGGTCTGCCTGTCGAACGACGTACCTATCGAAACGCTCTCGAAGATGTTGGGACACCGCAGCATCCGCACGACGCAAATCTATGCGAAGATTACAGCCGAGAAAGTGAGCCGCGACATGGAGAAACTCGCGCAGCGTATCGAGCAGATGGAGAGCTTTATTTGTCAAGCGATTTAA
- a CDS encoding formylglycine-generating enzyme family protein, whose product MKIKVFGIFCLSFLMTAALSSCDSEDIIDQQEEVSGSGNPTMTVLAEQVAGSDGYDENGVTVLNFPSSQDLHSISSGLKLNFQLSGITKIELESVDGYALAGAVGIQWGETAETLVGEVENANSILVFNASDENGLTAGKDYYIFTLPCDLYGGYRLSIYREGLVAHYFGVHQTVELGSFISPVDLGENELEFDDPDAPLVEEERPELDATTTALLRQYQQNPTEENKQALLDQMGIRYDKVVARKKAKLRELEREALTLDVVEEMQEIVDEMVENRDIRLEQQFLRLIDPRNDDNPNDAWMVLRGASAPNAYIGYAPVTNAEYAAFKPDFTYESGQDNYPVVNITIADATAYCDWLTAQDNSHSYRLPTDEEWILGAGHMPKDVVMNAGRVETGLTAVDAYSQTTGACGGIDFWGNCWEWTSSTDANGQYIIKGGSWDSERDDCRSEKSDVVRIGTQGYANVGFRVVRTDSI is encoded by the coding sequence ATGAAAATAAAAGTATTTGGCATATTTTGCCTGTCGTTTCTGATGACAGCAGCTCTATCTTCTTGTGACAGTGAAGATATTATAGACCAACAGGAAGAAGTGTCCGGCAGTGGAAATCCAACCATGACCGTTCTTGCCGAACAAGTGGCAGGAAGTGATGGATATGATGAAAATGGGGTTACTGTGTTGAACTTTCCAAGTTCACAGGATTTGCACAGCATATCCAGTGGCTTGAAACTGAATTTTCAGTTGTCCGGAATCACAAAAATAGAGTTGGAAAGTGTAGATGGTTATGCCTTGGCCGGAGCTGTCGGTATCCAATGGGGCGAAACAGCGGAAACACTTGTCGGTGAAGTGGAAAACGCCAACTCTATTCTGGTGTTCAATGCCTCGGATGAAAACGGCTTGACTGCCGGAAAAGACTACTACATTTTTACCTTACCCTGCGACCTTTATGGAGGTTACCGCTTGTCAATCTATCGGGAAGGACTCGTGGCACATTATTTTGGTGTACACCAGACCGTAGAATTAGGCTCGTTCATAAGTCCCGTCGATTTGGGGGAGAATGAACTGGAATTTGACGATCCGGATGCACCGCTCGTGGAAGAAGAACGACCGGAACTGGATGCCACGACAACGGCACTTCTCCGTCAATACCAGCAAAACCCTACGGAAGAAAACAAGCAGGCTTTGTTGGATCAAATGGGTATTCGTTACGACAAGGTGGTAGCCCGCAAGAAAGCCAAGCTCCGCGAACTGGAGAGGGAAGCCTTGACTTTGGATGTGGTGGAAGAAATGCAGGAGATTGTGGATGAGATGGTAGAGAACCGCGACATCCGTCTCGAACAGCAGTTCTTGCGTCTTATCGACCCTCGGAATGATGACAACCCCAACGATGCGTGGATGGTACTGCGCGGTGCATCTGCCCCCAATGCCTACATCGGTTATGCCCCTGTAACCAATGCGGAATATGCAGCCTTCAAGCCGGATTTTACCTATGAATCCGGACAGGATAACTATCCGGTAGTGAATATTACGATTGCGGATGCCACGGCTTATTGCGATTGGCTTACGGCACAGGATAATTCGCATAGCTACCGTCTACCTACTGACGAGGAATGGATTCTCGGTGCAGGGCACATGCCGAAGGACGTTGTAATGAACGCTGGTCGTGTGGAGACGGGACTGACAGCAGTAGATGCTTACAGCCAGACAACAGGTGCTTGTGGAGGTATCGACTTTTGGGGCAACTGTTGGGAGTGGACTTCATCCACGGATGCAAACGGGCAGTATATAATTAAAGGCGGTAGTTGGGATTCAGAACGTGATGATTGCCGTAGCGAGAAATCGGATGTCGTAAGAATTGGTACGCAAGGATACGCCAATGTCGGTTTCAGAGTCGTAAGAACTGATTCTATTTAA
- a CDS encoding retron St85 family RNA-directed DNA polymerase, with translation MDGILITIIVITAFLVYKMISSSRKQEGYKRWKATSSGKEEKTTKVKWEHGAWLRHALGGTVPRAQYVQKFDEAAVVWCANLLGVETARLKEILRDVSEHYREFWMRKRKGGYRMISAPDKELQSIQTTINSRILSSVTMIHPAAVGFRSNHSVVDNASPHLGKRYVLKMDIHDFFFSIRSRRVKKTFEKIGYPENVSKVLGVLCCLYRHLPQGAPTSPALSNIVGYEMDKKLAALAAEYGLTYTRYADDLTFSGDVFPKEQIIPRIKQIIRDEKFEPNHKKTRFINEYGRKIITGVSVSSGAKLTIPKARKREIRKNVYFILTKGLAEHQRRIGSSDPVYLKRLIGELCYWRSIEPDNAYVSDSINRLKCLEKGY, from the coding sequence ATGGACGGAATTTTAATAACGATCATTGTTATCACCGCTTTCCTGGTTTATAAGATGATTTCCTCAAGCAGGAAACAGGAGGGGTATAAAAGATGGAAAGCAACAAGCAGTGGTAAGGAAGAAAAGACTACTAAGGTAAAATGGGAACACGGAGCCTGGCTTAGGCATGCTTTGGGGGGAACTGTTCCGAGAGCGCAGTATGTTCAAAAGTTTGATGAAGCGGCTGTTGTTTGGTGCGCCAACTTGTTGGGAGTGGAAACGGCACGGTTGAAGGAAATTCTACGGGATGTTTCCGAACATTACCGGGAGTTCTGGATGAGAAAAAGAAAAGGAGGTTATCGGATGATTTCTGCTCCTGACAAAGAATTACAATCTATTCAAACCACTATTAATTCTCGAATATTATCATCTGTGACAATGATTCATCCGGCGGCAGTAGGTTTCCGGAGCAATCATTCTGTGGTTGATAATGCCAGTCCCCATCTGGGAAAACGGTATGTCTTGAAAATGGATATTCATGATTTTTTCTTTTCGATACGGAGCCGGAGGGTGAAAAAGACATTTGAGAAGATTGGTTATCCGGAAAATGTGTCTAAAGTATTGGGAGTGTTGTGCTGCTTGTACAGGCACTTGCCGCAGGGAGCACCTACAAGTCCGGCGTTAAGCAATATCGTGGGGTATGAGATGGACAAGAAATTGGCTGCACTGGCAGCGGAATACGGACTGACTTATACCCGCTATGCCGACGACCTGACTTTTTCGGGAGATGTGTTCCCCAAAGAACAAATCATTCCCCGGATCAAGCAAATCATCCGTGATGAGAAATTCGAACCGAATCATAAGAAGACCCGTTTTATCAATGAGTATGGCAGGAAGATTATTACAGGAGTATCTGTCTCTTCCGGTGCGAAACTGACAATCCCTAAAGCCAGAAAGAGAGAGATCCGGAAGAATGTCTATTTTATCCTGACGAAAGGCTTGGCGGAACATCAGCGCCGGATTGGCTCGAGTGATCCTGTTTATCTGAAACGGCTGATTGGAGAACTTTGTTATTGGCGGTCAATAGAACCGGACAATGCGTATGTATCCGATTCTATTAACCGTTTGAAATGTTTGGAGAAAGGGTATTAA